Proteins encoded within one genomic window of Dasypus novemcinctus isolate mDasNov1 chromosome 17, mDasNov1.1.hap2, whole genome shotgun sequence:
- the LOC131274057 gene encoding protein IWS1 homolog isoform X2, with product MGNLNCCSRGDPSEELPNARADEENPSNTKVASRTREQGSCLKYKKRKCATQSKKSTARHSQSVRRRKITMWPRKRKGHQTSPSNSSSLEAPLEDLVEDPLRDREDEVVPPNVEGNSRESENDQEQLMGALPSDQEDEEVPFKAKVAPGESQTGTPKGLLDESPSEREDEEVPSNSKVASGVSENALPEGLLEELLSAQAIEHTPFTYTKPVPRASNNDWLADCKYDSTSSEDEDDNPGHPITVTAMIHSEAFFSDSEESDVENGNMHLSTLVEEEESVYIDLLFRECTEGINDVKRDEEEEEEEEEMKFSVHEELAGVPAPVCEYGGGDRNLRGKMSTDPTTDCYKDAELEASA from the exons atgggaaatctcaattgctgctCAAGAG gTGACCCATCTGAGGAACTCCCTAATGCCAGGGCAGATGAGGAGAACCCATCTAACACAAAG GTAGCCTCAAGAACAAGAGAACAAG GTTCATGTCTCaagtataaaaagagaaaatgtgctaCTCAATCCAAAAAGTCTACTGCCCGCCATTCCCAGTCTGTCAGACGTCGCAAAATCACCATGTGgccaaggaagaggaagggacATCAAACATCCCCAAGCAACTCTTCTTCTTTGGAAG CTCCCCTGGAAGACCTGGTGGAGGACCCTCTTCGTGACAGGGAGGATGAAGTGGTTCCACCTAATGTTGAG GGGAActccagagaaagtgaaaacG ACCAGGAACAACTGATGGGGGCACTTCCAAGTGATCAAGAggatgaagaggtcccatttaaagCCAAG GTGGCCCCAGGAGAAAGTCAAACAG GAACCCCTAAGGGCCTGCTGGATGAGTCCCCCAGTGAGAGGGAAGATGAGGAGGTTCCATCAAATTCCAAG GTGGCTTCAGGAGTAAGTGAAAACG CTCTCCCGGAGGGCCTCCTGGAGGAACTTCTGAGTGCCCAGGCAATAGAGCACACTCCATTTACTTACACCAAG CCAGTCCCAAGAGCAAGCAACAATG actggcttgCGGACTGCAAGTATGACTCCACTAGCAGCGAGGACGAAGACGACAATCCAG gTCACCCTATCACAGTCACCGCAATGATTCACTCAGAGGCGTTTTTCTCGGACTCAGAAGAGTCAGACGTAGAGAATGGCAATatgcat CTGTCTACACTCGTTGAGGAGGAGGAGTCTGTTTACATCGACCTTCTTTTCCGGGAATGCACAGAAGGAATCAATGATgtgaaaagagatgaagaagaggaagaagaggaagaagagat GAAATTCAGCGTTCATGAGGAGCTTGCTGGAGTGCCTGCACCTGTGTGTGAATATGGAGGCGGAGATAGGAATCTGAGGGGGAAAATGAGCACAG ATCCTACAACTGACTGCTACAAGGATGCTGAGCTGGAGGCCTCAGCCTGA
- the LOC131274057 gene encoding uncharacterized protein isoform X1 — protein sequence MGNLNCCSRGDPSEELPNARADEENPSNTKVASRTREQGSCLKYKKRKCATQSKKSTARHSQSVRRRKITMWPRKRKGHQTSPSNSSSLEAPLEDLVEDPLRDREDEVVPPNVEGNSRESENEDQEQLMGALPSDQEDEEVPFKAKVAPGESQTGTPKGLLDESPSEREDEEVPSNSKVASGVSENALPEGLLEELLSAQAIEHTPFTYTKPVPRASNNDWLADCKYDSTSSEDEDDNPGHPITVTAMIHSEAFFSDSEESDVENGNMHLSTLVEEEESVYIDLLFRECTEGINDVKRDEEEEEEEEEMKFSVHEELAGVPAPVCEYGGGDRNLRGKMSTDPTTDCYKDAELEASA from the exons atgggaaatctcaattgctgctCAAGAG gTGACCCATCTGAGGAACTCCCTAATGCCAGGGCAGATGAGGAGAACCCATCTAACACAAAG GTAGCCTCAAGAACAAGAGAACAAG GTTCATGTCTCaagtataaaaagagaaaatgtgctaCTCAATCCAAAAAGTCTACTGCCCGCCATTCCCAGTCTGTCAGACGTCGCAAAATCACCATGTGgccaaggaagaggaagggacATCAAACATCCCCAAGCAACTCTTCTTCTTTGGAAG CTCCCCTGGAAGACCTGGTGGAGGACCCTCTTCGTGACAGGGAGGATGAAGTGGTTCCACCTAATGTTGAG GGGAActccagagaaagtgaaaacG AAGACCAGGAACAACTGATGGGGGCACTTCCAAGTGATCAAGAggatgaagaggtcccatttaaagCCAAG GTGGCCCCAGGAGAAAGTCAAACAG GAACCCCTAAGGGCCTGCTGGATGAGTCCCCCAGTGAGAGGGAAGATGAGGAGGTTCCATCAAATTCCAAG GTGGCTTCAGGAGTAAGTGAAAACG CTCTCCCGGAGGGCCTCCTGGAGGAACTTCTGAGTGCCCAGGCAATAGAGCACACTCCATTTACTTACACCAAG CCAGTCCCAAGAGCAAGCAACAATG actggcttgCGGACTGCAAGTATGACTCCACTAGCAGCGAGGACGAAGACGACAATCCAG gTCACCCTATCACAGTCACCGCAATGATTCACTCAGAGGCGTTTTTCTCGGACTCAGAAGAGTCAGACGTAGAGAATGGCAATatgcat CTGTCTACACTCGTTGAGGAGGAGGAGTCTGTTTACATCGACCTTCTTTTCCGGGAATGCACAGAAGGAATCAATGATgtgaaaagagatgaagaagaggaagaagaggaagaagagat GAAATTCAGCGTTCATGAGGAGCTTGCTGGAGTGCCTGCACCTGTGTGTGAATATGGAGGCGGAGATAGGAATCTGAGGGGGAAAATGAGCACAG ATCCTACAACTGACTGCTACAAGGATGCTGAGCTGGAGGCCTCAGCCTGA